A single genomic interval of Hafnia alvei harbors:
- the yebS gene encoding membrane integrity lipid transport subunit YebS has product MNITRITALPEQHIKRCHECDYVFQLPELDKNHTAYCPRCCAKICSGRDWSMTRLTALSIAILLLMPFALNEPLIQIRLLGTTIYASLIEGIWQMAIQGDPVTASMVAFCTVGAPLTLPLSILYLRFGHKLGMNLRPVLLMLDRLKEWIMLDIYLIGMGVACIKVQEYADINVGNAFFAYVMMTLLTLVTLIHLNLNQLWERFYPRTQPKTSPYEMKLCCACHYTGLPDERGRCPRCHTTLHARQPYSLQKTWAALIAAIVMLFPANMLPISILYVNGVRMEDTIFSGVVSLATSGNIPIAAIVFIASILVPFTKVIVMLFLLISIQFKTQHSLKTRMRLLRLVTWIGRWSMLDLFVIALMMSLVNRDQLLSFTMGPAAFYFGAAVFLTILAVEWLDSRLIWDAHATGNAEYTD; this is encoded by the coding sequence ATGAATATCACTCGAATTACTGCGCTACCCGAACAGCACATCAAACGTTGCCACGAATGCGACTATGTTTTCCAACTACCTGAGCTGGATAAAAATCATACTGCATACTGCCCACGTTGCTGTGCCAAAATTTGCTCTGGACGTGATTGGTCCATGACGCGCTTAACCGCGCTGTCTATTGCAATTTTGCTACTGATGCCGTTTGCCTTAAACGAGCCGCTGATTCAAATCCGCCTGCTAGGAACGACGATTTATGCCAGCTTGATTGAAGGTATTTGGCAAATGGCGATCCAAGGGGACCCGGTCACGGCCAGCATGGTGGCATTTTGTACCGTAGGCGCCCCGCTGACGCTTCCGCTCTCCATTCTTTATCTACGGTTCGGCCATAAACTAGGCATGAATCTGCGCCCAGTGTTATTGATGCTGGACAGATTAAAAGAGTGGATCATGCTCGATATCTATCTTATCGGCATGGGCGTAGCCTGTATAAAGGTTCAGGAATATGCGGATATCAACGTAGGAAACGCTTTTTTTGCCTACGTGATGATGACGTTACTCACACTGGTCACATTGATTCATCTTAATCTGAATCAACTGTGGGAGCGGTTTTATCCACGAACCCAGCCCAAAACGTCACCGTATGAAATGAAACTCTGCTGTGCCTGCCACTATACTGGGCTACCTGATGAACGAGGCCGCTGCCCGCGTTGCCATACCACGTTGCATGCTCGTCAGCCCTACAGCCTACAAAAAACATGGGCCGCGCTGATTGCTGCCATCGTGATGCTTTTCCCCGCCAATATGCTGCCCATCTCAATTTTGTACGTGAACGGCGTGCGGATGGAAGACACCATTTTTTCTGGCGTAGTTTCGTTAGCAACCTCGGGCAATATTCCTATTGCAGCAATCGTATTTATTGCCAGTATTTTAGTTCCTTTCACTAAGGTGATTGTGATGCTGTTCTTATTGATCAGCATCCAATTTAAAACCCAGCACAGCCTAAAAACACGCATGCGTCTACTACGCTTAGTGACGTGGATTGGCCGCTGGTCGATGCTCGATCTTTTTGTTATCGCGTTAATGATGTCGTTGGTTAATCGCGACCAGCTACTTTCTTTTACTATGGGACCGGCGGCCTTCTATTTTGGTGCCGCCGTATTCCTAACCATCCTTGCCGTAGAATGGTTAGACAGCCGACTGATTTGGGATGCTCATGCAACAGGAAACGCCGAATATACCGACTAA